GGCAGCGCGAGGTACATGGCGGGGTCGCCGAGGAGGGTGAATCTCCTCGAATTGTCGAACCCACTGGAAATGCTGTTTTTGGCCGCGCTCAGTATTTCGCCGATGGTCAGGTATTGGCCGTTTTCCCGGCGATACAGGAATGTTTGCACGGCGTTGGTCAGCGTGTTGTTATCGGAAATATAAACGGCTCGCGTGGTGGTGAACAGCCCAATTGCGCCCGACTTGACTTTGATGAGTGCCTGCTCGCCTCCAGTGAGCGTTTTGTAGTCGTCGTAGCCGCCAAAAGAGCAGGTGGCGGTGATGATAAGCGGATAGCGGTTGGGGTTGTCCCAGCCTGCGATGTCGTTGTTGTCCACCACGCGCTCCTGTGCCCACCCTCGCGGGCCACCGTGACCGATGTACTGTGTCACGAGGTTTCCTCTGAAAATGTTGGCATTGATGGCCGCCTTGGCATCGGGGAAGCGGTCGCCTGCGGAGGTGGCCACCTGTTGGTATGCGTCGAAATAAACTTTTTCGATGTTAAAAAAACGCGCGGCGGCGGCGGTCATGGCTGCCAAATTTTCTGTCTGATTGATGTGCGCGTTGGCATCCTCGTCGTCAGCGATGAAAAGGTTGCGCAATTGCCAGTCGCCCAAAGTGGCAGGGTCGCTGTCGTAGGCGATGATTTTATCCACCACCGCTTGCGCTTCTTGCGGCGACCGCGCGGTGATGCGCCCCACGGCAAGGTCGAGTTTGCCGCTCAGCGAACCGCCGTCTTCCGGGCTGAGCAGGGCAAAGAAATCGTCGGCAGGATAGGCGCGAATCGGGTTGAACGATTCGGCGGTCTCGTACACAGGGATGAGGTCTTTGTTGTTCGGGCTATTGGTGATGTTGCGCGGGTCGAAGGAGCCGTCGCCGAAGAGCAACAGCCATTTGAACTTGTTGGGGTTGCGCTCCAGCAGCATGACGGCGAAGTCGCGGATGGCTCCGGGGTCTTTCGCGCCGGACGAAAATTCGTTGTAGAGCTGCAACACGTCCACCAGTGCCACATCGAGGCCGCTGTATTGACGGCGGTGCTCGGCCAATCGAGCGGCATCGGCCTGCAAATCGGGGTGATACACGATGGCTAAATGCACGTTGTCGATGCCGTGCAAGTTTTGGGTGGCTATTTTGCCGGCCACCGCTTCTGGCCGGGGGAAGGTGGCATTTTCATAAAAAGCGACAAAATTCCGCAGGGTGAACAGGGTGTTGACTCCGAATTCAACCGTGCTGCCGCTTTTGAGTGTTTGTTGCAAAAAGGGTCGTTGAGGGTTGCTGATGTCCCACACCAATAGGTTGCCGTTCACGCCCGAAATGCGGAAAGTGGCGGCATCTTGCGTGATGGTTTGTTTGTCGCGGAATTCCATGAATTGCCCGGTCATCTGCAAGCGGCGGCGTGCGTTGATTTCGATGAAGTCGAGCCAGCCCTCGCTTTGTTGACCAATTTCCGGGTATTCGATTCTGACCCCTACCCTGTCGGTGCCGGTAGGTTGGAAATTTGTCTGAAAAACCGCCAATGCCGCGTAAGTCGCTTCATTGTCGCTCACTTGCACTCCGTTGATGTTGCGCGTGAGCGTGTTGCCATCCACGATGAGGCGCACGGTGGTGCCAACGGCGCAGCGGCCAGCAAACTCCGCTCGCAACCGCGCCGAGCTGCCCGGCACGAGGTTGGGGAAGCTGAAGGAATAATCCCTTGCCCTTGTTTGCAGGAAATAATCGCCGAACCATTTTTTGCCCGACCCCTGCGCCGACACGAAATTGTCCAACAGGTTCACGCGGTCTTCTTCAAGTCGTTGAAAATCGTCGAACTCCTCCGTCACAAACGAAGCGTTCACGCGGCTTTGTTCAGTAACACGGAGGCCATTGCCGTCGCCTACTTTGATAAAATACCATGCGTGGTGGTCATAGAGGTGTTGGGTCACGGTAAGTTCGGGGTCGTTGGCGTTGGCGCGAAAGTTCCAAGGACGGGGCCCGACAGCGTAAAACAGGATGTAGTCGCCCGCGTCGAACTTTCCATCTGCCTCGCCCACCACTTGGATGGCATTCTCGATTAAATCGTCGGGGCGCGGGTCGCTGTTGCGCTCCGGCACCATAGCGCCGCCATTCCCGAAGAGTCGAATGGTGCGGGGGTCTATGTTGTCCAGATTCGTGATGCCCAGCGTTGTTTTCAAAAAATTATAGTCAAGCCTGTAAACACCCGAATTGGCGACCCCGAACTTATAGACGGTGCCTGTGCTCAGGGCGGAGGTGTACGTGAATGGCCCGCCGCGCTCTTTCACGGGCTGGGCCTCCGGGGTGACGCGCACGTTGAGCGTGACGGACACCGCCCGTTCAAAGCCGCTGCCCGCGCGTCGGATGGGGATGAAAGCCACCCGGCCTACGAATTTGGAACGTTCCTGCTCTACCGACGTTTGCAAGGCGAGGTCGTTGCGCAAGGCCGCATCGTCCGGCGAGGGCTTTTTGGGAAATGTTTCCCATTGCACCGTCGCCACTTCCACCTCTATTTTGGAAAAACCAGCGAGCGGGAATTGTTCGGCGAACACGGGCAAGGTAGGCGCATCGTCGTGAAAAATGCTGCCTTTGAAATGCCAGAACTCGAGTTCGCCGCCACCGGAGAGAATATGTTTGGTGGGCACGGCATCCCATTCGATGGCGCGCTGAATGGTGAAGGAGCTCTGTGCCAACAGCGCGGAGCTACCAAAACAAGCAAGCAAAAGGGCAAAAATTGGATTCTTCATAAGCCGTCAGAATACGATTGGCGATTCGGGCAAATTGGCGCAGGGCGAGGAGCACGGGTTGCCCGATGAGGTGTTTTTACGGGAAAACAATTGTCGGGAAAATCAGATTTTGGCAGCGCAAGAAAAAAACAATTTGGCCGAAACCAGCAGTTTGAACATTCGCTCTACATTCGCGGGTCAACTCAATGTGTACCTAACCAAAGTAGTTTGATGAAGCAAGACCGAATTCTCGTCATAGGCGCCGGCGGACAAATCGGCGCGGTGCTTACCGATGCACTCCGCGAGGTGTATCAGGCCGACAATGTCATCGCATCCGACTTGCGCGACCTCGGCCCGCAAGATGGCCCAGTTGAAGTCCTCAATGCGCTCGATGCCGCCGCGCTGGAAGAAGTGGTGAAAAAATGGAGGGTCAATCAAATCTACCACCTCGCCGCCATCCTGAGCGCCACGGGGGAAAAAGACCCGATGAAGGCGTGGGACATCAATATGCGCAGCCTGTTCAACGTGCTCGAAATCAGTCGGCAGCGCAATCTGGCGAAGGTCTATTTTCCCTCGTCCATCGCGGTGTTTGGCCGCGAGGCCGCACACCTCAACACGCCGCAATACGAAGTGCTGATTCCCGAAACGGTGTATGGCATCAGCAAAGTGGCGGGCGAGAACTGGGCCAACTACTACTATCGCCGCTATGGGGTGGATGTGCGCTCGCTGCGCTACCCCGGCATCATCGGCTACCAAAGCATGCCCGGCGGCGGCACCACCGACTATGCGGTGGATATTTATCACTATGCCGTCCAGTCCAAACCTTACGAGTGCTTCCTAAGTCAGGACACGAGCTTGCCCATGCTCTATATGCCCGACGCGATTCGCGCCACGCTGGAATTGATGGAGGCTCCTGCCAACCGCCTCTCGGTGCGCACCAGCTACAATCTGGCGGGCATGAGTTTCACTCCGGCAGAGGTGGCTGCGAGCATCAAAAAAAGGATGCCCAATTTCAAAATCACCTACAAGCCCGATTTTCGCCAAGCCATCGCCGACTCCTGGCCAGCCTCCATTGACGACTCCGCCGCTCGCAAAGACTGGGGCTGGAAGCCGGAATTCGACCTCGACGCGATGACAAAGGATATGCTGCACCATCTGGAACTGCAATATCAGGCCGCTTGAATAGCAAGTTGTTAGAGGGACATTTCAAATCGTGGCTATCGTACGCCGGAACGCTGTTCCGGCATTTATTCTGCCCCTGTTGGCGGGGACTCCAACATTCCGCCCCGCTGGGGCTATTTCAACCCATTATTCGTGTAAAATTTAGTCCCCACCTTTTTTCATCTCCTCCTCGGCTCTTCCGCATACCCACTCCACCGAGCGTTTTGAGAGCCAGCGACCCAGTGGCACTTTGTCCTTTGGTTTGGTTTCGTGGCCTTGCAGCAACAACACAGTGGGCAGGGCCTCCTTTTTTTCGTTCACCAAAACATCGTTGAAATACGCTGTCCACCAAGTATTTCTGCCCTGAATGGAAGAGGATGCCACTGCTTTCAGGGTCGCTGTAGTCTGGTTGAGGCGTTCGAAGTTTTTTCCTTCGGGGGTCGAGATGTCGTCGTTGATGAAGAAGAACACTTTGATTTTGAGCCGCTGTTTCACCGATGCAGGAATGTCGGGCGATTGAGCGATGTGTGCGTTCAGGCGCTCTTGGATGCGGCTCATCAGGGTCAAG
This genomic interval from Saprospiraceae bacterium contains the following:
- a CDS encoding NAD-dependent epimerase/dehydratase family protein, whose product is MKQDRILVIGAGGQIGAVLTDALREVYQADNVIASDLRDLGPQDGPVEVLNALDAAALEEVVKKWRVNQIYHLAAILSATGEKDPMKAWDINMRSLFNVLEISRQRNLAKVYFPSSIAVFGREAAHLNTPQYEVLIPETVYGISKVAGENWANYYYRRYGVDVRSLRYPGIIGYQSMPGGGTTDYAVDIYHYAVQSKPYECFLSQDTSLPMLYMPDAIRATLELMEAPANRLSVRTSYNLAGMSFTPAEVAASIKKRMPNFKITYKPDFRQAIADSWPASIDDSAARKDWGWKPEFDLDAMTKDMLHHLELQYQAA
- the porU gene encoding type IX secretion system sortase PorU, which gives rise to MKNPIFALLLACFGSSALLAQSSFTIQRAIEWDAVPTKHILSGGGELEFWHFKGSIFHDDAPTLPVFAEQFPLAGFSKIEVEVATVQWETFPKKPSPDDAALRNDLALQTSVEQERSKFVGRVAFIPIRRAGSGFERAVSVTLNVRVTPEAQPVKERGGPFTYTSALSTGTVYKFGVANSGVYRLDYNFLKTTLGITNLDNIDPRTIRLFGNGGAMVPERNSDPRPDDLIENAIQVVGEADGKFDAGDYILFYAVGPRPWNFRANANDPELTVTQHLYDHHAWYFIKVGDGNGLRVTEQSRVNASFVTEEFDDFQRLEEDRVNLLDNFVSAQGSGKKWFGDYFLQTRARDYSFSFPNLVPGSSARLRAEFAGRCAVGTTVRLIVDGNTLTRNINGVQVSDNEATYAALAVFQTNFQPTGTDRVGVRIEYPEIGQQSEGWLDFIEINARRRLQMTGQFMEFRDKQTITQDAATFRISGVNGNLLVWDISNPQRPFLQQTLKSGSTVEFGVNTLFTLRNFVAFYENATFPRPEAVAGKIATQNLHGIDNVHLAIVYHPDLQADAARLAEHRRQYSGLDVALVDVLQLYNEFSSGAKDPGAIRDFAVMLLERNPNKFKWLLLFGDGSFDPRNITNSPNNKDLIPVYETAESFNPIRAYPADDFFALLSPEDGGSLSGKLDLAVGRITARSPQEAQAVVDKIIAYDSDPATLGDWQLRNLFIADDEDANAHINQTENLAAMTAAAARFFNIEKVYFDAYQQVATSAGDRFPDAKAAINANIFRGNLVTQYIGHGGPRGWAQERVVDNNDIAGWDNPNRYPLIITATCSFGGYDDYKTLTGGEQALIKVKSGAIGLFTTTRAVYISDNNTLTNAVQTFLYRRENGQYLTIGEILSAAKNSISSGFDNSRRFTLLGDPAMYLALPEYRVATTKINDKDVADGQPDTLKALMPVKLEGVVTDTLGNLLSNFNGRVFVSVYDKAQNLQTLGQDPGSFVRSFSVQRNIIFKGSATVRNGQFQIEFVVPKDINYTYGFGKISYYAENGTPLDAAGADENIVIGGNANLIQDDQPPIVTPYLNTDAFVFGGITDNSPKILVKCSDDYGMNVSGVSLGHDLTAVLDGNLLETIVLNDFYESELDNFRKGQAIYPLRNLSVGRHTLHVKGWDIANNSGEGYTEFVVAEDGKAALAHVLNYPNPFTTNTWFQFEHNLAGQVLDVQISIFTVSGKLVKTIIHSTPADGYRVNDINWNGKDDYGDQLARGVYLYRVKVRGTDVLGAQVTAESDFEKLVILK